CGTAATCAAGGATATAAATATTTGAATTCGCTACCCTCATCAACCCTTTCGCTGATACAAGACTTCAATACTGAAGTCCGCCGGTTACGCAATGCAGAACAATACCGCCATCTGCATTGCTCTGGCAGCGGTGATCTGTATAGCAGCAAACTGGCGGCTAAAAATATTCGCGCCACCCTGAAGCATACCTTGCCAGCGGTGAAATTCTCCGTGCGTATGGACGGCTTTATTGCGGTGAATGTCAGCTGGGACAACGGGCCGGGGTTGGATGACGTGGAAGGGTGCATTGAGCCTTTCAGAATATGCGTCGAACACAACAACAAACCTGCCCCGTGGTACAGCATCTCTGGCAGGGTGAAACCATTGTACTGGTGCAGAAAGACCAGTGTTCTCTGGCGCCCCTGAACGCAGCATTGGCAAACTCCATGAATAAACAAAACAGGCCAGCAGGGTCACCCTGCTGGCCTGTTTTGTTGCTGATAAACGAGGTGCGGTTTATTGCGGATAGCTGGCGGCGGCGCGGGCTCTGATGCTGTCGAAGTCATCGCGAGTCAGTATCTCGCCGTCTTTATAGACCAGACGCAGATCTGACGGCTGATTGAGGAACTGCTCGATGCTGACCTGTACGGTGTGGCCGTTGATCAGATCCAGCACGCCGCGTTTGCTCTTCTTACCGCTGTCGGTGATGGGGTCTTTGTAGACTGCCCGCCACTCACCATCAACACAGACGGCACTGGCTTTCATGGCAAACCGCTGGGTATCACGGTCGACGCCCTGCAGCAGGGCGCCACCCATGCCGAAGGCGATATTATCGGTTGACCAGCGCTTGGCCATCATTTTGCGCAGGATGCGCTCGATGCTGTCGAGATTGACGCCATCTCCCTGAATGATCCGCACCTTGTTATTCAGCACCTTGTAGCCCTTGCTGTTCAGGCGGTAGCCAAAGCGTTTGCCAAGGCGTTTGAGCAGCACGGGGATCACCTTGACCGGATCACCGCTATCGGGGCGGATAACCACGATGCCATCACGTTCGCTGATATCCATACGCAATTCGTCACCCCAGATGGAGTCGACGGCGTTGTAAATGTCGTAGCTGTCGGATACACAGGCGACCGGCCCGGTGGGGAATTGACGCAGCAGATTGCGATAGGCCCCGGCTTCGTTGGCGCGGCCCCAGGCGGTAATGGTGCTGTGTTCACTGGCGGGGATACTGTAGCCGGCCATATCTGCCGCGTAGTAACGGCGGGCATAACGCAGGGCTGACAGGGTGTCGGTGCCCATAAAGTTCACCAGGTGCGCCATGCCACCGATACCTGCACTCTCTTCGGAGGAGGCACCACGGGCGCCGAAGTCATGCAGCTTGAACGGCAGCCCGTCCTGAGTGTCACAGGTTGCCTGCATAAAGCGGCCAATGGTCTGCTTGATGTGGTAGGACAGGGTGCTGACCGTAGTCGGGTACCAGATGCCGCGCAGTAACAGGGGTTCAAGGTGTCCGGGTAGCCAGAAGAACTCCGGCAGGGTGTTGACGATGCCCAGCAGGATATTGCGCGTGGGCAGAATGCTGCCTTCCGGTACAGCCTTGATGGCCAGTGGGAAATAGCCAAGTGCTATCAGTGCTTTCCAGCCCGATTCGTTGAACGGTTCGCCGTGTGCGGCGGCAATGGCACGGGCCTCCTCAAGGTCGTCCAGCGTCGGGAAGTGCTCATTGAGATCCATCAGCGCTTTCTGCAGACCGAAAAACAGCACGTCGTCAAACAGGCCGCCGCGGCTTTCGATGTAGCTGAAAATGTACTGGGTATTGCGTGGATACTGCAGGAAGTGGCTGAGTTTGTAGCTGTCGGTGTTGAGGATCAGATTCATTTTCATGATGTACGCTCCGTACACTGAAGTGTCATTGTCGGGCAGTGGCAGCTCCTGCCAATGCCCCGCGTTGGGTGCTGACTGATAATGCCCAGTTACAGCAACCCGGTAAAGCTGTTACAGCGACCCGGTAAAGAAGTCGATGATGTCGCCGTGGTCATCATAAAGCGCCATGGCGCGGGCTTTAGCCAGCGGTATCCATCTGGCATCCTGCGCATCATCCGAGCCTTTGACCTTGGGCAGGCGACCGTCGGCATCGGCGGCAATTTCGATCAGGAACGCCATGGTCACCCTCGGAATGCCCAGTGAGCGCCGCGGATCATCGAACATCTGCCGTGCCTTGATGGAGCCTGCCACCACGCGGGCCGGCACCTTGACCCGGGTTTCCTCGAACAGTTCACGCAGTGCCGCCTGCTCGAAGGTTTCATCGCGCTGGACAAAACCACCGGGCAAGGCCCAGCAGTCTTTGCCGGGGGCGTATTTGCGCTGCACCAGTAACACATGACCTTTGCACAGCAGGATGGTGTCAGCACAGAGAAACTTGAGGGTGTCGGGGTAGGGATAGCTGGCAAAGCGTGCCTGTTCTTCGCTGTAGTAGCGGTACTCGGCCAGCAGATTGGCAAAGTGGGGAGCATCATTGCCGAGCATGGTGTCTGCCACGTAAGTCGGCACCAGCGTGCGGTAATCAGCGAGTGACTGCAACGCGCTGGCGAACCAGCAGGTGCGGATGTCGGTGGCATCCACATTCACGATTTTCTCAACCGCCTCAAACCGCCATTGCGGGAAGGAGTGCAGGTAGTAGGAAGACGCATCCTTTTCGTAGCCAACCAACGTGATGTCAGCATCTTCTTCATCGTCCAGCAGGGCATGGATCTGGTAGAAGCATTCCACTTCCCACTTGGTGTCGTTGTACATGTAGTCGTTGATAGGGACCACAGACAGGCGATCAGCGGGGAAGCTGATGTTCTTTTTTACCGCCAGTTCGGTAAAGGCAGTACGAATCCAGTGCTCGCGTTCGCTGAAGGTAAAGGGATTCTTGATGGAGCGGCGGCGATTGGCAGAGCCGAGCAGGACAAAGACGCGATCAAAGCGATCCTGCAGGTAAGAGAAAACAGAGAGGTGTCCATTGTGCACGGGCTGAAAACGCCCGATAAAAATACCGACTTTCATGCCATAAGCCCCTTATGGATGGTGTGGTGTGTTATCAGGTTGGGAGCCCCTCCCGAACCTGATCACCAGTATGCGCAGCTGAGCGGAGATTGCAACCTCCAGAAAACTGTTCACGCTTTTGCGAGCTTACCTTCAGGCAATGAACAGTGCGCTGAGGAAGTGGAGCCCTCTGCCCTGAAGGCGTTTTTCTGAGGTTGTTGCACGCCTGACAGGGCGATGGAGATTGCCGATCAGCCCTGTTCGGGGGAGTAGACCTGCACGCTTTCCTGCTCATTGGCATCATTACGCGCCACCAGCGCCATGGCGGCTTCGGTGGTGCTGAGATTGACGGGCTGATGGGGAACGCCCGCCGGGATGAAGATAAAGTCGCCCTGATGATTGACCACGGATTTTTTCAGG
This Pokkaliibacter sp. MBI-7 DNA region includes the following protein-coding sequences:
- a CDS encoding NUDIX domain-containing protein, translated to MKVGIFIGRFQPVHNGHLSVFSYLQDRFDRVFVLLGSANRRRSIKNPFTFSEREHWIRTAFTELAVKKNISFPADRLSVVPINDYMYNDTKWEVECFYQIHALLDDEEDADITLVGYEKDASSYYLHSFPQWRFEAVEKIVNVDATDIRTCWFASALQSLADYRTLVPTYVADTMLGNDAPHFANLLAEYRYYSEEQARFASYPYPDTLKFLCADTILLCKGHVLLVQRKYAPGKDCWALPGGFVQRDETFEQAALRELFEETRVKVPARVVAGSIKARQMFDDPRRSLGIPRVTMAFLIEIAADADGRLPKVKGSDDAQDARWIPLAKARAMALYDDHGDIIDFFTGSL
- a CDS encoding LPD29 domain-containing protein, yielding MNSLPSSTLSLIQDFNTEVRRLRNAEQYRHLHCSGSGDLYSSKLAAKNIRATLKHTLPAVKFSVRMDGFIAVNVSWDNGPGLDDVEGCIEPFRICVEHNNKPAPWYSISGRVKPLYWCRKTSVLWRP
- a CDS encoding nicotinate phosphoribosyltransferase; this translates as MKMNLILNTDSYKLSHFLQYPRNTQYIFSYIESRGGLFDDVLFFGLQKALMDLNEHFPTLDDLEEARAIAAAHGEPFNESGWKALIALGYFPLAIKAVPEGSILPTRNILLGIVNTLPEFFWLPGHLEPLLLRGIWYPTTVSTLSYHIKQTIGRFMQATCDTQDGLPFKLHDFGARGASSEESAGIGGMAHLVNFMGTDTLSALRYARRYYAADMAGYSIPASEHSTITAWGRANEAGAYRNLLRQFPTGPVACVSDSYDIYNAVDSIWGDELRMDISERDGIVVIRPDSGDPVKVIPVLLKRLGKRFGYRLNSKGYKVLNNKVRIIQGDGVNLDSIERILRKMMAKRWSTDNIAFGMGGALLQGVDRDTQRFAMKASAVCVDGEWRAVYKDPITDSGKKSKRGVLDLINGHTVQVSIEQFLNQPSDLRLVYKDGEILTRDDFDSIRARAAASYPQ